The proteins below are encoded in one region of Methanoculleus taiwanensis:
- a CDS encoding SpoIIAA family protein, which yields MLDRMKESSGCVVGFRFDGKLSESDYRATLLPEIEKVLETCDHARILLKIERFHSWRPGGYWEELKTWPGIASVDRIAIVGGEQWREWMTHLPGLFVGFTNIDVRYFRESRQVDAWGWLGRDEPQAAPREAIPVQSR from the coding sequence ATGCTTGACCGGATGAAAGAGAGTTCAGGGTGCGTAGTCGGATTCCGATTCGACGGGAAACTGAGCGAGAGCGATTACCGGGCAACACTCCTCCCGGAGATCGAAAAAGTTCTTGAAACGTGCGATCACGCCAGAATTCTCCTGAAGATCGAGAGGTTCCACAGCTGGAGACCGGGAGGCTACTGGGAGGAACTGAAGACCTGGCCGGGGATCGCCTCCGTCGACCGGATCGCCATCGTCGGCGGAGAGCAGTGGCGGGAGTGGATGACCCACCTTCCGGGACTCTTCGTCGGCTTCACCAATATCGACGTCCGGTACTTCCGGGAAAGCCGGCAGGTGGATGCATGGGGCTGGCTCGGAAGAGACGAGCCCCAGGCTGCCCCACGCGAGGCGATCCCGGTACAGAGCCGGTGA
- a CDS encoding DUF1269 domain-containing protein → MLARIRRAPALQGMNREGGTPAGGTMSDLVVIAYDDESTAYTVRDKLVDLTKEHIIELEDLVVVVHHKDGKTEIKQSTDLVSLGALSGAFWGLLIGLIFFMPIFGLAIGAIAGALGGRFSDYGIDDKFIKEVAENVQPGNSAVFLLIKKMTPDKVIDAIKGYHGTVIQTSLSSEEEERLRDAFSTGLPAKAEVPPPSP, encoded by the coding sequence ATGCTTGCGCGTATCCGCCGTGCACCGGCCCTGCAGGGGATGAACCGGGAGGGCGGGACGCCCGCAGGAGGTACCATGAGCGATCTTGTTGTTATTGCGTATGACGATGAATCCACAGCCTATACGGTCCGTGATAAACTGGTGGATCTGACCAAGGAGCACATTATCGAGCTGGAGGATCTGGTCGTCGTCGTCCACCATAAGGACGGAAAGACCGAGATCAAGCAGAGCACCGATCTGGTCAGCCTGGGTGCGCTCTCCGGCGCTTTCTGGGGTCTGTTGATCGGGCTTATCTTCTTCATGCCGATCTTCGGCCTGGCGATAGGCGCAATTGCAGGCGCCCTCGGCGGGCGTTTCTCCGACTACGGCATCGATGACAAATTCATCAAGGAAGTGGCCGAGAATGTCCAGCCCGGGAACTCTGCCGTCTTTCTGCTGATCAAGAAGATGACGCCGGACAAGGTAATCGACGCCATCAAGGGATATCACGGCACCGTAATCCAGACGTCGCTCTCAAGCGAGGAGGAGGAGCGTCTTCGCGACGCATTCAGCACCGGGCTGCCAGCAAAGGCAGAAGTGCCGCCTCCCTCTCCGTAA
- the cls gene encoding cardiolipin synthase: MNWSFILGIILLFDIFFAIVVVFVERKNPTSALAWLMVLFFLPAIGFVLYLLFGQNYTRRKMFTVKEAGDRRLKEIFEEQHRDLVDSHFRFANPDAEPYRDTIFALLQNNRAFLTENNRVEVYTDGKEKFDALFEAIRDARHHIHLEYFIVNNDELGRAVVHALAEKAREGVEVRLLFDAMGTRAGKGSKKAFHELTDAGGQIGVFFPSIYRLNYRNHRKIAVIDGAVGFIGGFNIGDEYLGKGPMGYWRDTAVKITGQAASLLQLRFFLDWQFTTKESMEVVEQYFPGVEGSGTTPVQIVSGGPDTRWNPVKEGYIKLINSARESCYVQTPYFIPDESISDALRLAALSGVDVRLMIPCKPDHPFVYWASLSFAADLLDAGVQVYTYDNGFIHAKTVVVDGKAGSVGSANWDVRSFRLNFEANAFFYDSAVGSEMKRRFIEDLAVCTELTPERYAERPTLIKIKESISRLFSPLG; encoded by the coding sequence ATGAATTGGTCGTTCATCCTCGGCATCATCCTGCTCTTCGACATCTTCTTTGCCATCGTTGTCGTCTTCGTCGAGCGGAAGAATCCTACGTCGGCGCTGGCATGGCTGATGGTCCTCTTCTTCCTGCCCGCGATCGGGTTCGTGCTCTACCTGCTCTTCGGGCAGAACTATACGCGGCGTAAGATGTTTACCGTCAAAGAGGCGGGTGACCGGAGACTCAAGGAGATATTTGAGGAGCAGCACCGCGATCTGGTCGACAGTCACTTCCGGTTTGCAAACCCGGACGCAGAACCCTACCGCGATACTATCTTCGCACTTCTTCAGAATAACCGGGCGTTCCTGACAGAGAACAATCGGGTCGAGGTCTATACCGACGGGAAAGAGAAGTTCGATGCGCTCTTTGAGGCGATCAGGGACGCCCGCCACCATATCCATCTAGAGTACTTCATCGTGAACAATGACGAACTCGGGCGTGCTGTTGTCCACGCGCTCGCAGAAAAGGCACGCGAGGGTGTTGAGGTCCGCCTGCTCTTCGATGCCATGGGAACCCGGGCGGGGAAAGGATCGAAGAAAGCCTTCCATGAACTGACCGATGCCGGCGGACAGATCGGGGTATTCTTCCCCTCGATCTACCGATTGAACTACCGGAACCACCGAAAAATCGCCGTCATCGACGGAGCTGTCGGTTTCATCGGCGGTTTCAATATCGGGGACGAGTACCTGGGCAAAGGGCCGATGGGCTACTGGCGGGATACCGCGGTGAAGATCACCGGGCAGGCCGCAAGCCTGTTGCAACTCCGTTTTTTCCTAGACTGGCAGTTCACGACGAAAGAGTCGATGGAGGTGGTCGAACAGTACTTCCCCGGGGTTGAAGGGTCCGGCACCACGCCGGTCCAGATCGTCTCGGGAGGCCCCGATACCCGGTGGAACCCCGTAAAGGAGGGGTACATCAAGCTGATCAACTCCGCCCGGGAGTCCTGTTATGTTCAGACGCCCTACTTCATCCCCGACGAGAGCATCTCCGACGCTTTGCGGCTCGCAGCGCTCTCCGGCGTCGACGTCCGTCTTATGATCCCCTGCAAACCTGATCACCCCTTCGTCTACTGGGCGTCCCTCTCCTTCGCCGCCGACCTGCTCGATGCGGGAGTGCAGGTCTACACTTACGACAACGGCTTCATCCATGCAAAGACCGTCGTGGTCGACGGGAAAGCCGGTTCCGTCGGCAGTGCGAACTGGGATGTCCGCAGTTTCCGGCTGAACTTCGAGGCGAACGCCTTCTTCTACGACTCGGCCGTCGGGAGCGAGATGAAACGGCGATTTATTGAGGATCTCGCCGTCTGCACCGAGCTAACGCCGGAGCGCTACGCAGAACGGCCGACCCTGATTAAGATCAAGGAATCGATCTCCCGGCTCTTCTCTCCGCTTGGCTGA
- a CDS encoding PHP domain-containing protein — MNCRADDGGWIRFSRPEPGELRRQGLLPVDLHVHTNHSDSPTRVKDALKLAARQGIGLAITDHNRISGVLEALRLDSGVPVVPGIEISADDGPHILLYFASYGDLREFYTGYIERNTRSAPYIGIRLTTEEILDAREGYPCVAAEAHPCGYVFLNRGVERCIAGECIGEDLFSRLDALEVICGGMARSHNRRAAELARKHRLGRTGGTDAHLLHELGGVVTCASAETAEELLEAILRRETIVIGEERTILGKAVTGTAALPHHLPYTVPILHARWEQNRPRIERFIQSRRTGRNG, encoded by the coding sequence ATGAACTGCCGAGCCGATGATGGCGGGTGGATCCGCTTCTCCCGCCCCGAACCGGGGGAGCTCCGCCGCCAGGGCCTGCTGCCCGTGGATCTGCATGTCCACACAAACCATTCGGACTCTCCGACGAGAGTGAAGGATGCCCTCAAACTCGCCGCCCGACAGGGGATCGGGCTCGCCATCACCGATCACAATCGGATAAGCGGTGTCCTTGAAGCCCTGCGGCTGGATTCCGGTGTTCCGGTCGTCCCCGGGATCGAGATCAGTGCAGACGACGGCCCGCATATCCTCCTCTACTTTGCCTCATACGGCGACCTTCGGGAGTTCTACACCGGGTACATCGAGAGAAATACACGGTCAGCCCCGTATATCGGGATACGGCTGACCACGGAGGAGATACTCGACGCCCGAGAGGGCTATCCGTGCGTCGCCGCTGAGGCGCACCCGTGCGGATACGTCTTCCTGAACCGGGGGGTGGAGCGGTGCATCGCCGGGGAATGTATCGGCGAAGATCTCTTCTCCCGCCTCGACGCCCTCGAAGTTATCTGCGGCGGGATGGCACGGTCCCACAACCGGAGAGCGGCGGAACTCGCACGGAAGCACCGGCTCGGCAGGACGGGAGGAACTGACGCCCACCTCCTCCACGAGCTCGGGGGAGTCGTCACCTGCGCCTCTGCCGAGACGGCGGAAGAACTCCTGGAGGCGATTCTCCGGCGCGAGACGATCGTCATCGGGGAGGAGCGGACGATCCTCGGCAAAGCGGTGACGGGGACGGCGGCCCTGCCGCACCACCTTCCCTATACGGTGCCGATTCTGCATGCCCGATGGGAGCAGAACCGCCCCCGCATCGAGCGGTTCATCCAGTCCCGGCGTACCGGGAGAAACGGGTAG